A region from the Lolium perenne isolate Kyuss_39 chromosome 4, Kyuss_2.0, whole genome shotgun sequence genome encodes:
- the LOC127295525 gene encoding CBL-interacting protein kinase 31 produces MYRAKRAALSPKVKRRVGKYELGRTIGEGTFAKVRFAKNTETMEPVAIKILEKEKVQKLRLVEQIRREICTMKLIKHPNVVRLHEVMGSKARIFIVLEYITGGELFETIYTNGRLKEEEARKYFQQLINAVDYCHSRGVYHRDLKLENLLLDAAGNLKVSDFGLSALTEQVKDGLLHTTCGTPNYVAPEVIEDRGYDGAAADIWSCGVILFIMLAGFLPFEDDNIIALYKKITEAQFTCPSWFSTGAKKLISRILDPNPTTRITIAQILEDPWFKKGFKPPVFDDKYETSFDDVYAAFGDSEDQHVKEETELKPTSMNAFELISLNQGLNLDNLFETKEEHKRETRFTSQCPPKEIISKIAEAARPLGFDIQKKNYKMRMENPKAGRKGNLNVATEVFQVAPSLHVVELKKAKGDTLEFQMFYRSLSTQLKDVVWKCDGEAKDNIAAA; encoded by the exons ATGTATCGGGCAAAGAGAGCGGCACTGTCACCCAAGGTGAAGCGCCGTGTCGGCAAGTACGAGCTCGGCCGCACCATCGGGGAAGGAACCTTTGCGAAGGTCAGGTTCGCAAAGAACACCGAAACCATGGAGCCTGTTGCCATCAAGATACTCGAAAAGGAGAAGGTTCAGAAGCTCAGATTGGTTGAACAG ATTAGGCGCGAAATTTGCACGATGAAGTTAATAAAGCATCCCAATGTTGTTCGACTGCATGAG GTTATGGGAAGTAAAGCAAGAATTTTCATTGTTCTGGAATATATTACTGGAGGAGAACTCTTTGAAACCATT TATACCAATGGAAGGTTGAAAGAAGAGGAAGCACGCAAATACTTTCAGCAACTGATCAACGCCGTCGACTATTGCCACAGTCGGGGTGTGTATCACAGGGATTTGAAG TTAGAGAATTTGTTGCTTGATGCTGCTGGAAACCTGAAAGTGTCTGACTTTGGCTTAAGCGCTTTAACCGAGCAAGTGAAG GACGGGTTGCTGCACACGACATGCGGAACTCCAAACTATGTTGCCCCTGAG GTCATTGAGGATAGAGGTTATGACGGTGCAGCTGCAGATATCTGGTCTTGTGGGGTCATCCTTTTTATTATGCTTGCTGGGTTTTTACCTTTTGAGGATGACAACATCATCGCCCTTTATAAAAAG ATCACAGAGGCACAGTTTACCTGTCCCTCTTGGTTTTCTACTGGAGCTAAGAAGTTGATTAGCAGAATTCTGGACCCAAACCCTACAACT CGCATCACCATTGCTCAGATTCTGGAAGACCCTTGGTTCAAAAAGGGATTTAAGCCACCTGTTTTTGATGATAAGTATGAAACCAGCTTCGATGATGTATATGCTGCATTTGGAGACTCAGAG GACCAGCATGTGAAAGAGGAAACTGAACTTAAGCCAACCTCAATGAACGCATTTGAATTGATTTCACTGAACCAGGGACTGAATCTGGACAATTTGTTTGAGACAAAGGAG GAGCATAAAAGAGAGACAAGATTCACCTCACAATGCCCTCCAAAAGAGATCATATCCAAGATTGCAGAAGCTGCAAGGCCACTTGGATTTGACattcaaaagaaaaattacaag ATGCGGATGGAGAACCCGAAAGCAGGAAGGAAAGGCAATCTCAATGTTGCAACTGAG GTATTTCAAGTAGCTCCATCCCTACATGTGGTTGAGCTGAAAAAGGCGAAGGGGGATACTCTGGAATTTCAAATG TTCTACAGAAGTCTTTCGACCCAGCTGAAGGACGTGGTTTGGAAGTGTGACGGTGAAGCCAAAGATAACATCGCGGCGGCATGA